Sequence from the Hylaeus volcanicus isolate JK05 chromosome 1, UHH_iyHylVolc1.0_haploid, whole genome shotgun sequence genome:
AAAATTCCCTAAAAATGTTCTCTATAACAGGTGGAACTGGCTCTTTGGGACACAGCTGGACAAGAAGATTATGATAGGTTGCGCCCATTGTCGTATCCTGACACGGATGTAATCCTAATGTGTTTCTCAATCGATAGTCCCGATTCCCTGGAGAACATTCCTGAGAAATGGACACCAGAGGTGAAGCACTTTTGCCCAAATGTGCCCATTATCCTTGTTGGAAACAAAAAAGACTTGCGCAATGATCCAAATACCATCAAGGAACTTAGCAAGATGAAACAGGAACCAGTAAAGCCAGAGGAAGGTAGAGCCATGGCTGAGAAAATCAACGCTTTTGCTTATCTTGAATGTTCTGCTAAGAGTAAGGAAGGTATTAGGGAAGTATTTGAAACAGCCACCCGAGCTGCGTTACAAGTAAGTATTGTTCGTCCTTCGTCTTCGCGCCAGTATTTATGAAAcgtttttttaacaattatttaaattcacaggtaaagaagaagaagaagggaaGATGTTGGCTTCTTTAAGTAAAATGCCAAGCGAGCCTGATAGCGGGCTAAATAATGGAATTGCGGAGCTAGCTGCAATGAAGCTAGTTGTTATGCTCGGAGGCCCCCAGCGGAAACCATAATATAACAACAacttatctttattttacacaataaaacaaatctatatatatatatatatatattaaaaaaaagaaaaacaaccaCAAACCGCGCCcgcaatattaaaaaagaactgTCGTTGATGAAACCGGAGACTTAAAACGTTGACTAAATTCAATACAAGTTTATGTGCTATATATGAAAACCATAATGTATATTGTAATGACTACttgattgtattttttaatggtAATGAATTGTGCTTCGAGTTTAAACAATTGTCATACCAACTATTTACATTTACGGTACATAATTATCTATATCATTATAGTagttattactattattattagtatctCATTACTATTGTATGCATTCTacatctcttttttttttttttaaatcgtagtggctgtttattttttggtaataaaagaaaatatatggAAGAAACGAACGACAGAGTTGGGGGAATTCGTAACAAAGTATAAAGGGTGAAAGGGGAGAGTAGAAACATAATATGCAATGCAAAGTCATAGAAAGCAATGTAAGAATTTAAAGCAAAACGTTAAGAATTCCAAATGTTGCGTCGCTATTTTATTGAACCATCGCATTATCGAtatttcttaaacaaaaaaaaagtaacaaacattatattataattataaaaaatgcgTAAGTAGACCACCGGATCACTTTGATCTATAAGAATACCAACTAGgctaaatgtattattattataattattattaattattattattattattaattatttttattattgtaatacgaTGACACTAACATTACGGATTATAACAGcggatatattatatttatgtatttcgaCAACACATCCTTTGTACCCAATCAAGCATACAAACGATGCCCTGATGTGCGTTTTATTAGGCgatacttttcaaatttatccGATACGATTAATGTAATCCCGGAATGTTTGTCGGGTTACTCTATTAATTTAGAGCGAACAAATTTCACAGAGCAAAtgcttttcaaaattattctgaTCGAAAGTAATGTTTGTTTCTCAAAATGTCGATTAATTTACGAATTTCAAGTTACTCTGTAAAAATGATTATCTAGCCTGTTGAATCATCCTGTGCTTTCCTCCcttataatttgtttctcgTTCAATTGTATACATACTATTCTAAACTCTTGAACTTACACGTCTTCTATTAAAACTAATCTCTAAGGTCTATAAGCTAGTTGTTTTTTGcaagaattattgaattaacGGCTGCAATGCAGTCTCCGCCATTGATTCAATGAATGACTGTGGAATTGtgttcaacaaatttttttttacaattacataGCAGTACTACTGTTGAATTACGCTTTTAACCGAAACACTGCGAAGTCGCAGTCAAACTTTGCAGCAaccatcaattttatttgccaTTGATTAACAAAAGTATTGAAAAACGAGAGCCATTGGTTAACACTTTGAAGCACGAAGTTCAGTGagcattttttataatatttgaataaataatacccATTCGCATTTTGAAAACTAATTGTCAAAGTGTTAACCAACAAATGGTCGGCAAAAATACCCTAATATCTAGAACTAAAACTTCTACGTTTTATATCCGTTGCAGAGTTTGCAAGTATTCATTCGTAATAATTTCTGAAGGATATATTGTTAATTACGACTATATCGGTTAATCCTTTATGGACCATTTCTCTCTAATGCTgctaaaaatttgtacaaacgACTctactacaatttttataaggaACTGCTATGGGATTGCAAACGATATCGATGCACGAATTGCTTTTCTTAGATATTATTATCGCCTTGATTTTCGTAATAAAAGAGCCTGTGAGACTGAGTTTTCCATAATATGAATCTCTAACgaaagcaaacaaaaaatgaacaaactaatgacattttttataacagagattaattattattaattgcacAAAGTTCTGAGATTTAAAGTTTTACGTACGTATGGCAAAGATCAAAGTGACGATAGCTCGTGTGAGTCATagtattcgttaaattcatACTTATGCACGAAATAAAGAAGGTAAGCgataaacgaaatatttgtattgtttCGAGCACACGTGCTGGTCCATATGGGATTATAGGCTGTATATAAACTCACTCTTCTTAAATAAGACGAGGCAAAAAATACGAACAGTTTTCCGAATTTTCTCACAATAATGTCGCGAGCAATATATGTAGTAAGTGTATTGTCATTTTGGTTTCATGctattatatatacacagGCAAACAAGagtgaaaaaaggaaatgtcTTCTAAGTCTCCGCAGTcccataaaattatttagtctTGAGACGACGTTGTAATTAGTCGTGCAGCTAACTAATATAAGAAGTTACTTACGAAAGCGAAAACTAATTCGTACGTAGTATTCCTTCAGTGATACCGgaagtgaaaattattttttattattaccagGGAAACGAATTCAAGTGAGGTTTTCGAGTTCTAGCAAATCACTCTACAATTAATTAGCTTTTATATGTAAGAAGGTATTTACTCCACGattgctataataataaattgtatttaacaataaaactGATCGATATTTGTAAATTGCTGTCGGGATGATTCACTGTGCGTAAAATTCAAACGGTATGTTTTTTCATATCATTGTTAATATCCTTGAATTCGAATGGAATTCGTGAtcatacataaacatatcaaGTAtactatcaatttttatttacaaactttattgaacaaaattttcttccgtttccAAATGTCCCCTAAAAATTGCATATTGGGAAGTTTCAagagtataattattttaacaaggAGTATCGTTGGTTGCaatgcataaaattttatataaaacattttattctttgtataaacaaaaattattgtattaactTCAACCTAGCATAGTGAAATGCGGCAACTGGAATGGAGACTTATTTCTTAAATGTAGTTCAATGAATTGGAAAACATTGCCACGGTAATTCTAAATCAGTTCTGCATAGTTTTACGCAATACCATAATATTACCATAATACATGTAGACAATTCTATGCTAATTACATTTCACTTCGCATTCAAATAATTCGTAAAGTAAGTGCAGCCACGCGTTACCAAGGgtctttctctttcattcaAACCTGTCTCTGGAActagaaaaaatgattagacCTTACATTTAAAATGCCATTCTTGTCACACTTTCAAGTCctcgaaaatttcattccacgtTTTGCTGCTgagacataaaaatattgtaaacgTATCACGCATATTTTTACGAGTGAAATTTACAATTCATCGCTCTTAGGCTTTACAGCTTTGCCTTTGCGATCGAATCCTTTAAGCTCATCGGTTGCATGCTTGgcaatgtatttaataaaatcatcgaTATTTCGGCCACCTTCGTATTTAACAGGCTTATCCTTGGAATCTTTAGGTGCCCAGAAAAGTGTCGGGAATCCTCGAACTTCGTAAGGTGAGGGAACATCGTTAGCGGTGGCATCGAACTTGACGATCTCAACATCCTCGTTAGCAAGTTTTTCACCCAATTCATCGAAGACAGGTGCTAATTGTTTGCAGTGACCGCACCAAGGAGCATAAAATTCGATCAACGTATCTTTATCATTGTTTGTGACAACTTCGTCGAAGTTTCGAGCTACCGCGACTTTAACATTTCCGGTGTTATCTTCAGGAATTGGTTCCGACTTCATATATGGTTCCAAAGCGTCCGCTTCGAGGTCCTTTAAGAATGCTTCGAACGCATCAACTGTAAATTCGTCTTTCATGACGAATTTCTGGTTATTGGCGTTTCTTGCTAAAATAACAGGCTTATCGCCCTTGACAAAATCGATTCCGAAATCATTCAATTCGTGTTGGAAATCATCTTTCGAAGATATGGCGAAATTTAAGTTAGGGAAGTCCTTGGCAACTTTGATAATTCTGTTGCGCCAGTAATTCGTGCCCTTGGGGTTTTTCAAGTAATCCACAGCATAATAAGCAACAACCAAtggatttttaaattccgcTGCATTTTCTCGCGTGCGAACCCCAGCGATGCCAAAgctaaacaattaaataatttgattataaTAAACGTTTATCATTTAAGTATCTACACAAAAGATTATATTGAAACTtactaatttttgttaataaattcttgtaCATCAGCAATGGAATTTTCACCTTCGAATTGAACAGTGTTgggttcaaatttattttgcaacatttttggtCGGTATAAAACAATAGTATTCctaaaatgaaagtataatgAGAATTGTGTTAAATttagttcattttattttgataacaaaATCAATTGCTCACTTATATCCTTCTTTTTCCAAAAGTGCCTTTGCAGTTGTGTGAGCAAACCTGACTTTTTCTTTAAGTTTCTTAGTAACAGCATGGAAGGATGTAGCCAAAGGTGAATCATCCTTCTCAAAGAAGCCAACAATGCTTACTTCATCGGTGTTTAAGAATGCTTTCAGACAGTTCTCTCCAGTCAGTTCTTTAGATGCTGGACCAACTTGTGCCTGAGATATATGGAATATAGTTACACGTGatacttatttaattttatttattacgaagaTTTTGTATACCTTCATGTATTTAGCAATACCCGCAGCTTCTCTAGGTCCATTGTAATCGCTTACAACATCACTTCtggaaaagattttcaatgtCGGATAGCCACTGACGGAATATTTGTTACAGGTTTCCTTCCCACTTTCCGTGCAGTCTACCTTGGCGAGCGTGATCGGAGGATCACTGCCTAAAAGCAGCTCTGCAGCTTTAGCATATTCTGGTTTCAATCGCTTGCAATGACCACACCTGAAAAAGTGACATAAAATCGCGAATTACACGATAttcgtacaaatattaatcAGGTAATCTAAGCGTGCGGCTTAATTACCACTTCTATAATGTTCTCTGAGAATTACGAAAGAATAGCGGTTAATAGTACTCCAACTTTTTCATCTAAAGCGAGGAGCACGTCGCTGGTTAACGTGTTACAAGCCGGCACATCACCGAAACCGGAACTTGGAAAATCATTCCGTTTTCCCCCTTTATCACGTCAATCATACtattaacgaaacgaaacgtatTCACGACTTTAGAAATCTATAATCACCGTATAAAAAGCTTCTTACCATGGTGCGTAAAACATAACAAGCGTGTTCTCCTGCCGTTCTAATTCATGGCTGAAGGTTTCGTCGGTGAGTTCCAAcacatctttttcttcggCTAAGACGGTAACGAGTACCAGAAAAAGGAAGCTAAGATACTTTGGCACCATTGTGGAGCACGGTGCACGTTCCTAAATTGAATTCGAGCTACACTCTTTCCTCGAAAGACACTGTCCGTCTAAGACGTGGCTTTTGCAAGACGTTAACCAGCTCAGCAGTACACGTCGTGTACCACACCACACGATACCCCGCGAAGTGCTGTCGCCTTCTGATTGGCTGTTCCTTCTTTGATATGTGTATCTGTATTCTGTAAGCGTGAACCGTAAAGGGTGTcctgtatatttgtatactaCATACTATCTACCAATTGTACTCAGTCTTGTTTCATATGGTTTTATATATCAGGATGATTCAGTTTTAGAATACTTGTATGAATTTCATAAATGTACTGGCCAGCTATGTTACGATCATAGAAATCTTGTACCTATCGTGCGGAGacatttaaaagtgaatattttagaaacacTATATATATTGATGAAAGATATCATTCCAGGATAAAGCGAACCACCAATGAGAAGTTGTATTTCATCGGTGTTTCAACTTGATGGGAGAAATAGAATAGAGTTTTTAGTGGTATtcctgaaaaaaattcattttgatacTTCAGTTGCTGCTCTGGCACTCTCGTGGCTCGTTCTGGTAACGAACAAACTACGAACATTTTCTTGATAAAATCACTGAACTATAGTTTCATCGTGGTGTGGACCTTTTTcgcaaatttaaatatcgggtgaatgtattaaaaataggtCCAATTGTTGCCGCTAGATGACGATTGGTTTAGTGCATCAGTGGCGCCATCAGtgggaaaacgtccaagtttgtagtgaaaataattcccaCTGTTCCTCCTAGATGGCGCTATTAAATAAAGGGTCGGTAATTATTGTTGCATTTACGTATGCAAAGcagataaatgtttaaatgacttattgaaataatacataGTAGTGTTATAAAGCAAGAAATCGTATTAgtatgaatttatgaaaaataaaaagtaatcgaaCAAAGGTATTGGTGGCGGCATCTAGTAAcaacagtgggaactattttcactacaagcttgggcgttttgacaccgatggcgccactggtgTAATAAACCATTCGCCAACTAGCGACAAAAAAggaaactatttttactacCAATTCGGACTGTAGGTTCAAAAATTAGTTCGTTCTTTTGACCCGAGATAGCGATACCAAAGTTGTATCCATGAAACGCTTATGAATGAACTCGAAAAgattcgaatataaaaatattcaagtgtTTCGCTAGACACTTAAAATTCATCGCACTATTAAGCGATAAAAAACGAATATAACGAACGATTCGAATGATATTCGATATGCCATCTGTCTAAGAGccttgtattaaatttaatcactTGAGAACCTTTACGTGTATAATGTtcgtactttatttttatggtCGCTTAAGTATTCCCTTGCATGTCCGGTATCGTCGTGCGTCAGTAATGATAGTCGTACAGGAAATGAATTAACAACGATGTCGATGGTCAAAGTGATTATTCGTTCGAATAGAAACGATCTTTACGTAAACAATTAGATAGAAACTTAGTTGAAACTTAGTAGTTgagtgaattattttatttttaagggcGCGTTTAGTATTTTAACTTGAATTGTACGTGACTATATTTAGAAGTATTTGTAAATCGAGTATTCAATAAACAATGACTATTGCAAGCGTACGTCGCAGTGAACATATAATCGATTAATATTATCGCGTAAGCAAGTCTCTTAACTGGCGTAGGCCCTCGAACTGTAGCCCCATACATTAATTCGGCCCTGGTTCTACTAACGGGAGACCTTGTTCACTGAATAGACATATTAATGATCAAAGCCAAGCAAACACgttatgtaaacaaaattctatttctagTGCCTGTAACTTAATAGAATTTCCGCCTGTAACCACTTCTACTAAAAAGAAAGTAGTCAATATGGAATCGATTCTTGGCGattgataaattttctttttcctttatgAAACATCTGTACGTCCAAAcgtcaaatatttaaagttcGTTGAGCTCAGGCTATTTAGTCGTTTTGATAAACTAAAACTTTCAAAAACTAAAGTACAACtcttggaattttaataaaaaaaataaaggaagtGAGCCGCGTGCGGTGAACGGATATAAGGTCATACTCGGTTGTCCTTGGTTGTCCTGTTCTACCTCTCCTATCGCGACTTCTTTATGTTCATAAGCGGACTTACCAGAGCTGATACGTTCAGTCGTCGCTAAGCTGTCAAAGTGTGAGGTCGAGTTTTGGAGTATTTTATCTCTTCTCCGATTCAGTTGAGTTTAATTGGCTATCAGCCAAGCACCGCATTTACGTCATCCTGATATTCAACTGGATTTTAATAGTATCTCCTGcctttcaatttattcgccCGAGTATCCATTACGCCagctcttattttttttattaattgctaCCAAAGGTAAGAAACTTCCGGTTTAAATGTTGTATCATCAATATCATGATTTGCCATTTTACTTTCTCTTTTACACACCTGCTGCTTCGCTTTCTATATAGTTGACCTCGATTTCTCGTCTATATTAGGTCCGAAACGTGGTTgcaactttttattattgctttaaaaattattttgacatcatttttatcactttcaaacatttctgGCACGTTACTCTGGCAAGTATAATTCCgttattacataaattttaaatctgtTTTAGGCAATCAAAAAAGTATGCCGTGCCCATTCTTAAAACGCTTATCGGCGAATTACATTCGCAATTATGGCGCATCTGTCATAATGAATTATCGACAACTTTGCCCATATATGTCTCAATTCTCCAATACGGCGGAAGAGCCAACCGAGACTTTACAGACTCGGGAGGTCATAGGGAGCCAATGTCCATTTTTGGCTAAAGAACAGAACGCTGTAAAAGTGGCTAGCCCTGTGGTAGAAGAAGATGTTACTAACGTGGTAAATCCCCAATCAACTGAAGAACCAAATTTCGCATACGAAGAATTCTTTCATGAACAAATcatcaagaagaaaaaagaccATTCATATAGAGTCTTTAAGAAAGTAAATCGGCTGGCTCAGGACTTTCCAACTGCAATGGAATATTCTTGGGGACCAAAGCCAATTACTGTTTGGTGCTCTAATGATTATTTAGGGATGTCGCGTCATCCTGCAGTAACGAATTCTGTTCGAGAAGCATTGGATAAATTTGGTGCAGGAGCTGGAGGAACAAGAAACATATCTGGCAACACGGTTGGTCATGAAATGTTAGAGAAGAGATTAGCCTCCTTACACCAAAAAGAGGCTGGcttattatttacttcttgTTTTGTTGCCAATGACTCCACTCTGTATACGTTAGCAAAACTTTTACCAGATTGCCATATTTTTTCTGATGCTGGCAATCACGCATCTATGATTCAGGGTATAAGAAATAGCGGAGTACCGAAACATATCTTTAGGCACAACGATGTACAACATCTTGAAGAActtctttcaaaaatagataaaaaggTGCCAAAGATTGTGGCATTCGAAACGGTACATTCTATGACCGGCGATATATGTCCTTTGGAAGAGTTGTGCGACGTCGCCCGTAAATACGGTGCCTTGACATTCGTAGATGAAGTTCATGCTGTTGGTTTGTATGGCTATTCGGGTGCTGGTATCGGAGAGAGAGATTGGGTACTTCATAAAATGGATATTATTTCTGGTACTCTGGGCAAAGCATTTGGCAATATTGGTGGCTACATTGTTGGTTCTACAAAATTGATAGATATGATTAGAAGTTATGCCGCAggctttatttttacaacttcTCTACCACCGACGGTATTATACGGTGCCTTGACTGCTGTTGAAATTTTAGCCTCGGACGAAGGAAGATTGTTAAGAGCTACTcatcagaaaaatgtatcTTACATGAAATCTATTTTAACCGCC
This genomic interval carries:
- the LOC128879658 gene encoding protein disulfide-isomerase A3 produces the protein MVPKYLSFLFLVLVTVLAEEKDVLELTDETFSHELERQENTLVMFYAPWCGHCKRLKPEYAKAAELLLGSDPPITLAKVDCTESGKETCNKYSVSGYPTLKIFSRSDVVSDYNGPREAAGIAKYMKAQVGPASKELTGENCLKAFLNTDEVSIVGFFEKDDSPLATSFHAVTKKLKEKVRFAHTTAKALLEKEGYKNTIVLYRPKMLQNKFEPNTVQFEGENSIADVQEFINKNYFGIAGVRTRENAAEFKNPLVVAYYAVDYLKNPKGTNYWRNRIIKVAKDFPNLNFAISSKDDFQHELNDFGIDFVKGDKPVILARNANNQKFVMKDEFTVDAFEAFLKDLEADALEPYMKSEPIPEDNTGNVKVAVARNFDEVVTNNDKDTLIEFYAPWCGHCKQLAPVFDELGEKLANEDVEIVKFDATANDVPSPYEVRGFPTLFWAPKDSKDKPVKYEGGRNIDDFIKYIAKHATDELKGFDRKGKAVKPKSDEL
- the LOC128879707 gene encoding ras-like GTP-binding protein Rho1 isoform X2 encodes the protein MAAIRKKLVIVGDGACGKTCLLIVFSKDQFPEVYVPTVFENYVADIEVDGKQVELALWDTAGQEDYDRLRPLSYPDTDVILMCFSIDSPDSLENIPEKWTPEVKHFCPNVPIILVGNKKDLRNDPNTIKELSKMKQEPVKPEEGRAMAEKINAFAYLECSAKSKEGIREVFETATRAALQVKKKKKGRCWLL
- the LOC128879633 gene encoding 5-aminolevulinate synthase, erythroid-specific, mitochondrial; this translates as MPCPFLKRLSANYIRNYGASVIMNYRQLCPYMSQFSNTAEEPTETLQTREVIGSQCPFLAKEQNAVKVASPVVEEDVTNVVNPQSTEEPNFAYEEFFHEQIIKKKKDHSYRVFKKVNRLAQDFPTAMEYSWGPKPITVWCSNDYLGMSRHPAVTNSVREALDKFGAGAGGTRNISGNTVGHEMLEKRLASLHQKEAGLLFTSCFVANDSTLYTLAKLLPDCHIFSDAGNHASMIQGIRNSGVPKHIFRHNDVQHLEELLSKIDKKVPKIVAFETVHSMTGDICPLEELCDVARKYGALTFVDEVHAVGLYGYSGAGIGERDWVLHKMDIISGTLGKAFGNIGGYIVGSTKLIDMIRSYAAGFIFTTSLPPTVLYGALTAVEILASDEGRLLRATHQKNVSYMKSILTAAGLPVEPSPSHIIPIKIGDPLLCNQLADSLIKEKGHYVQAINYPTVPKGEEKLRLAPTPKHTKSMMDQFLKDTLDAFNRLNIPKSKSKPVQVPRTILVH
- the LOC128879707 gene encoding ras-like GTP-binding protein Rho1 isoform X1 — translated: MGCNAGRCLGPDDTGYPGSEFMAAIRKKLVIVGDGACGKTCLLIVFSKDQFPEVYVPTVFENYVADIEVDGKQVELALWDTAGQEDYDRLRPLSYPDTDVILMCFSIDSPDSLENIPEKWTPEVKHFCPNVPIILVGNKKDLRNDPNTIKELSKMKQEPVKPEEGRAMAEKINAFAYLECSAKSKEGIREVFETATRAALQVKKKKKGRCWLL